The Acidobacteriota bacterium genomic sequence GGAAACCGAACTGCGTCGCAGCGTCCACCGCGGCGAGTTCGAGATGAATTACCAGCCGATCGTGTCTCTCGCCAACGGTCGGATTGTCGGCTTTGAGGGACTCGTGCGATGGAGGCACCCCGAGAGGGGCATTGTGCTGCCGAACAACTTCATAGCCATTGCGGAGGAGACCGGACTGATCGTGCCGATCGGGTGGTGGGTCCTGCGAGAGTCGTGCAAACAGACCCGTATATGGCAGAAGCTTTTCCCGAACGACCCGCCGTTGTGGGTCAGCGTCAACATGTCCGGCAAGCTGTTCATGAGAAGCACCATGGTCGACGAACTCCTGGGCATTCTCGAAGACACCGGTCTGCCGCCGCGGAACCTACGCATCGAGGTTACCGAGAACGTGGTCATGGACCATGCCGATCTTGCCGTTCGCAACCTGATGGAGCTCAGGGCTCTCGGGGTTCAGCTTTCGATCGACGACTTCGGCACCGGTTATTCGTCGCTGAGCTACCTTCAACGCTTCCACTACGACTCGCTCAAGATTGATCGTTCCTTCGTCAGCCAACTCGGCTCGCCAGGTGATTCCCGGGCGATCGTCGAGACCATTCTCAACCTCGCCAACAACCTGGGTATCGGCGTGGTCGCCGAGGGAATCGAGACCGCCGATCAGGTCGACCGCCTGCGCCGGATGCAGTGTCCGCATGGGCAGGGCTTCTGGTTCTCACGACCACTGAACGTCACTGCCGCAGAGGAGCTGATGGCCTCGTCTCCGACCTGGTAGCGCGCACCTTTCAGGTGCGAATTTTGAATTCTGAATTCGGAATTTTGAGTTTCCATCAGTCCCACAGGGCATTTCACGGGAGAGTGGGAGGCATTCCGAATTCCGAATTCCTCATTGTCCGATTCGTACTGGCATTCTTCGCGCTCCCCAGGTGCCGGGTGGACCGTCGAAACGGCCGGCGCATCGTGTCCCGCACTTCAGACACCGACCCTGGTCGTCGAGCTTCCACGCGGTCAGCCGATACCAGTCTCGACCGATGACCAGCTCGCCGCAGCCGTGGCAGTACGTCGATCCGCCGGCTGGATCCACAACGTTGCCGGTGAAGGCGTGACGGACACCGTTTGAAAGTGCGATTTCACGCGCCCTTCTGAGGGTTTGCGGGCTCGTCGGCGGCAGCTTGCTCATCTTGAAGTCGGGATGGAAGGCCGTGAAGTGCATCGGTACGTCCGGCCCGAGCGTGTCGACGACCCAGCCACTCATTTCGTCGATTTCGATCTCCGAGTCGTTCTCGCCCGGTACCAATAGGGTCGTGAGCTCGACCCACACGTTCGTCTCCTTGACCAGGTACTCGAGGGTTTCGAGCACGGGCCGTAGCTCACCGCCACAGAGCTTTCGGTAGAAGGTTTCGGTGAAGGCTTTGAGATCCACGTTGGCGGCATCCATGGCGCCGAAAAATTCGTGCCTCGGCTCTGGACAGATCTCGCCCGCGGTGACTGCGACGTTGGCGATACCACGCTCGCGGCAGGCGGCGGCAACATCGACCGCGTACTCGAGGAATATGACCGGGTCGTTGTAGGTATAGGCGACGCTGCGGCATCCGGCTGCTGCTGC encodes the following:
- the amrS gene encoding AmmeMemoRadiSam system radical SAM enzyme, with product MDSVVPGRYWTALEDGRVVCELCPRLCKLKEGQRGFCFVRQNVGGGIVLTTYGRSSGFCVDPIEKKPLNHFFPGSAVLSFGTAGCNLACKFCQNWSISKSRQADTLADAASPEAIARAAAAAGCRSVAYTYNDPVIFLEYAVDVAAACRERGIANVAVTAGEICPEPRHEFFGAMDAANVDLKAFTETFYRKLCGGELRPVLETLEYLVKETNVWVELTTLLVPGENDSEIEIDEMSGWVVDTLGPDVPMHFTAFHPDFKMSKLPPTSPQTLRRAREIALSNGVRHAFTGNVVDPAGGSTYCHGCGELVIGRDWYRLTAWKLDDQGRCLKCGTRCAGRFDGPPGTWGARRMPVRIGQ